The genomic stretch CAGGGATGTACTTTTCAAACGctaccacatgttgaaaagttttacgCATTTTATTTGAACTTTCTAGTTTGtaactcaaaaaaaataattacactaCGATTTCAACTTTAATAAAATGTTctaattttcttcttcttctagccagctttttgctgctgagctgtcagctcttttgcagacggTGCCAAGGGAAAATAGTGTgcagttttcttcagttgttcagcactgccgtacagtgtgttggttatgttgggctgtagtggtagtagggtctgcctaaggtggattaggatgGGGCATTcaaaaaaggatatggtttacggtttcataagggggAATTGtgtgaaatttattttattgagatggtaatttaacagaggtgtgtgtcctgtccttagttggaagactgtagattgctctttgcgggggaggaagttaatactgtccagtttgttagcatagtcatttctttgtacatggctctgcctgtgtttcctgttccccattggttgagccactcctctttgtgattgttgattaacattgacctaagggtgaggtagttaacatgtctatctggttgttcttTAGATGATCCTGTTTTTGATAGCCTATCTACCCTTTCATTTCTCATgacgccaatgtgtccagggatccactgtaatgtGATGTTGATGTATAATTTTGTCACCATTTGATGTATTATCACTATTAGTGTTGTGAACTCCCTTGAGctttttgaggtgctgctgtttagtgcttgaagagtggattgggagtttgtaaagacaacaatatctgatggtgattgtaTCCCTTCATATAATTCTTTTTCGACTGTCTGCAAAGCTATggtaattgcatcaatttcggcttggaagtttgagcagtaatcgccacagggtgcacttatttcaaagtgtttatttttggggAAGACCAggaggcaccaagaccagcattgatggtggctttgaaggctGATCCGTTGGCGTATATATGGATGgctgtttttggatagctttcaattgtttcgagTGTGCCTACtctgagctccagtggatttgatttttttgttagagTATTATTTGTTGAACATATTTATGGTTTAATGTTGTAATTAAACTCTGgctttataattaatattttctagttaaaataaaagtttttaacattttagttaacttttgcccatctgGTAATTATCGccaagtaattaattattaataaaacgatgtttcaaccttttttgttttaaaacacactgataattttgttttgtattagcATGCTTCatatttagtatttaatatAGTCCTACAATATCAGAAATTAACAAAAAGAACACTAAAATTGGAAGTCCTATTAGGACCATACGTGAAGTTAATTGGGTGaccccaaataaaataaaaattaagacaaaaaaaaaaaaaaaagcattgcatATAAAACCCTCCTGTGTCTCTATCTAAACCATAGTCTATGATCTAAACCAACAAATAGCCTAAGTTAAATTCGAATAGTGCACTTTACGTAACATATTCGTACAGATATCAAAAACCGATTTTTCAGTTCAGTCCAAGCGCCGATAACTCGACTGTGCTTCGTGGACGATTAgtgatcaccagactagaaataaaGTTTGAACATTTCAACACAAGGAAGAACCAATgatcttctaacatatgtagtctaacaagtagatctaagcATTCGTAAATAAACCTTGAATCACAGTAGTGACCTAATTTAGAGCTAAACTAGTAGACATAAAATTCTGCTATGCTATGTTTGAGATATGATCCATGTTACGCAATTTTTTTCTCTGAAGTATAATTTCTCAaaagtcctgtgcgaggcccccaccaattgaaggccctaggcggctgcctagtttgacAATGGCTAAGGTAGGATATACGTCTACATACAAAACTATACACAGATAGATTGGCCCAAATTAAtcacaaacattttttcaaatcGTGAATGACAAGAAAAGTAGATATTTAAAATCAGGAGTGGTGATTAGGGCCTAAACCACTGGGACATTctctacaaaatgtttttaaataatggaattttaagtcattgtaacaaaaaaaaaatgagtgtaCATAAAGTGAGTTTttataaatgatatatatatatatatatatatatatattatatgatataaaactttttttctgttaggcaagaataaaaaaaaaaaggaattcgcAGTTTCAATTTTCATATTTTTGGGTTTCATCATAGAGGAGGTTAGTGGTATCATGTTGAATTGGTTGTAATGGTTGCAGCGATCTATAGCTAATGCCCCCACTCCTTAGGATATTATATTTTCAAATGATTCATGGAGTTCTTTTGCTGTTGTAGACgctaaatgaatttaaattttagattgctgaaaggggaacaaaataaataagtagATATGCTATTAGATGtattaagaatttttaaatacatatttagtGATTCTCCCCACCCCCTCTCGCACGTATTTTTCCTGCCCCGTTCATATTGCACCTCCTggtgctttcttttttttttctttttaattttgttgaatCACTCTGATTCAATGCGTGGCTACCAACCTTCTTGACTTAATCGCAAGAATATTATTGTGATGACACAATGGGTGatcaattttataaaaaaaaaaaattatttttataagaaaaCTGTTGAAATATTCTGTCAGTGAAatgaaatgatttaaaaatagGAGGATTaacaatgctttaaaaatattactaatataaatataattattaaaaaatattacatttgtttttaatacattaaaCTTCAGCCACATAAAACTTAATGCAAAAGGAAAGTAACAAAGTATTTTAAAGAATATCAGGCAGGGGCGTGACTAGGTATTTGCCATCATTtaggggcccttgcattttgcgtaatattttaatgtaaaaaactctcatttgcaccccccccccttaaatggGGGCTTGGGGGATTTTCATATTTCCCCCTCTCTTGCTACGCCTCAGATATCAGGTGAGCTAAAAGTCTAGGGAATTCATGTAATtccaaagtattttttataaatatgtgtatataaaataatttaatatcttTAGTTTAGTATAATAATGTAATATGTTTGAATTCATATCTGCTCATGTCAGAGAATGCATAATATGTATTCAAAACATTGATTATAATTGCCAAGCCTCAGTGTGCAAGCTATGCAAAAGAGAGTTTAGTCAAGCCTCAGTGTGCAAGACTGAAGAGGGCTGATCAAATTATTGAAtcacattttgtatttgtaaaactGAACAATCTGGAGATCTTTATTGAAGTTAAGAAATTTATTTAGgaatatttagaatttagaactAGATAGAAGGTTAAGGTGAAATGTTAAGGTAAAAGGGTTCAGAAATGTCATAAACCAATACTATATAAGGGATGCAGAGCTAGCTGTCAGGGTCATTGTTTTAATTCATTAGTCAGTGTCATTATTTTGTGATGGATAGTTATTGATAGTCAGTATCTTCACTAGGCTTTATTAattcaatattaatattaagtCAGTAAAGTTTTTATTCTGTTTGTATAAGTGATTTATGTTTAAATTGTCTGTTCATCGCTGGATAATTTGTTTATCAAAttgagtttgaaagtattaaactcaagaaaaatgtattcaacTCTTTGTTTCTTTGGTGTGTTTAAGTAGAGGCATCTAGGCACTTCAAGAATTTGTGTATCTCTTGTAATTTGGGGAGACAATGCtactctaaaaaataaaattttaacaacaataatgattatttttcaCATCACAGCACATAACTTTGAATAGGTGATATCCAATATTaaatatctcttttttttttggcatcagaaaatgtaataaaattgaATTGCATTAAATATTTCAACAAGCCTGccttttaagtgtttttttttttcataaactttctaaaaccttatttttttaaatacaatttttttttaaagtttaacagCATTTATTTTCCTTAACTTACTCTTTACCCTAATTTTTCAATGTTACAAAATTTCTAAAGACTAACATTCAAATGTGAAAGTTATACGTAAATTATCTAAGTTTTCAGATAGTTAATCTTTAAATAGGCACATAACATAAAAATCATAGAAATCGACAAGCACAACTTAGATTCAGATCAGCTTCAGATGACCCACTATGAACATGTGAGTATGTTCCTCCACTGTAACCTACACAGTATACAGGTGCCCCACTACTTCCTGGACATGTGCTGACACTGTATGtaaatttatgaaaataaaaactagctCTTTGCTTGTCTTCTTTCACCTTATGCATTTCCCTCCAACAGCCAAGACTGATCTGCTTTGAGCAGCCATGAGGGTGTGACACAACAAAAGCTAATTTGTGTACATCTCGAGATTCACGATATTTCCTGTACACTATTTTCCATATAACACTAAAATGTGTCCAGATTTGTTCAAGTCTGCTTCCCAGATTAATATCACAAGTCACACATTTCAGTCTGCACCAATCTCTTGTAGTGGAAAGTTCATATATACTAACTTTATCAAGGACAACTTTGGGACTTCCGTtgtaatcataaaaaaaattgagaattgtATGACTGGCCTCCTCTTCATTAAATATCACATGTGCAGCAGTCTCCACAAAAAACTCCCACCAAAAATCATTGGGTTTGCCAGATTTTTGGCACTTTGTACACCAACATTTTGTGAACTGTTTATCCACTCCACCTTCTTTGTCTTTACATAATATTGCACTGGTGACTCTTCCACTTCCACATCGCATGGTCTTTTTTCCTTTCAACTCAATGCAAGGATAGGGATTAGAAGTGCCTGGCCAACAATCTGGTCTGAGCTTGCTGGTCATTTTCACTTCAATATGAACTGTTAAGTCAGCTATAACTTTTATTAGTTCATACAAATCTTCTTCCTGATGGCCATCAGGTAGATGTttcatttcaaataaatttgCAGGTATAAACTGTGTATGGCCTGGATTTTTTTCACACCCTTTATTATGTTTGTGTAAATCAACTTCTCCACCTTCTGACACTTGAGTTTCATGATAAcctgcaaagaaaaaaatatgtttgataaaaaattcttaatacattattttaccCCATGTATGCTGAAAAGATCATACTACTTGATCTGGGCAGTGTAATAGATTCTCATTGGTATCCAATGCCAGCTTCAACAGAAGAAGATAACATTTAAGCATTGAATGAGTAGCtttaagttattattattattatttgtaaactGATCTTAATCTAAAAttgtaaagtaaaataaatacatattactATTTGACATTGCATAAATCTATACCAGAGCTTACCAATTAAATGGTCAATTGAGTGAAATTGTTGATTCATTTTAGTAGCTATCATCTGTAATATATCACTGGATCTGTATGGTTTAGTGAATACataatttttatctttttttatgtaatCTAAACATATCATTTTTCTTATCTAATACATGGTTaattggagagaaaaaaaaaactttacctTTATAAATGACAACAACACTTGCTTCATATTTTGGAATGGGTTACTCAATGCACTATCTTTTTttgtatcaaaaaaaaattaaaaatctattctaagttggatttaaaaaaaacagaagagtAATATATAGTATTGAATCATAATGATATGACACTCCTAGATTAGACCTATGATCATCATTATATAACTGCCACCTCATTTTTAATAGGCCTAATTGTAaattgtataattatatatatatatatatctacccCCACAAGCGTGGACAatgtctcttttttcttttgagtacaactaactagatctagatagatttaaaatgaataaCTATACTAATAATACTAGCTATAGAAATTATATACtaataatattaacaaatataaataaggagtatttgatatatataaaatataatctatattctatattaaatTCATATTGCTATTAGTTTAGTTAAAACCGCATatttaggcctagatctagaatatgtATAGTCTGTATTTAATTAATTGCTATTGTCTATTCATATTTATAATAACCGAGAAAAATAAGTCATTTTGGCATTGAAAAATCATGTCCTAACTTGTAAATCCACAATGaacaaattataaattatagtaATCTTTCGAAATATAAGAGTTATTTCAATCTACCCATTCAGGATTGAAGAGCATATTGGTTAGCTTATGACTTATGAcctttcaactttaaaaaaaaggtcaaagtcCTTAGCTACAAACTTTGGTCTTTAACCTTTGTACTTCTTCGATGCTGAAAGTTTAAATGCTTACACTTCAACTCTACTAGAGCTCTAGTATAGACATTCTTAGAtactttgtagatctatatatccgTTAGatcatctatatctagattttgtAGCTGTACATTATTTTTAGTTCTAGTCCTAG from Biomphalaria glabrata chromosome 9, xgBioGlab47.1, whole genome shotgun sequence encodes the following:
- the LOC106062490 gene encoding uncharacterized protein LOC106062490 isoform X1, with product MKQVLLSFIKMIATKMNQQFHSIDHLIGYHETQVSEGGEVDLHKHNKGCEKNPGHTQFIPANLFEMKHLPDGHQEEDLYELIKVIADLTVHIEVKMTSKLRPDCWPGTSNPYPCIELKGKKTMRCGSGRVTSAILCKDKEGGVDKQFTKCWCTKCQKSGKPNDFWWEFFVETAAHVIFNEEEASHTILNFFYDYNGSPKVVLDKVSIYELSTTRDWCRLKCVTCDINLGSRLEQIWTHFSVIWKIVYRKYRESRDVHKLAFVVSHPHGCSKQISLGCWREMHKVKEDKQRASFYFHKFTYSVSTCPGSSGAPVYCVGYSGGTYSHVHSGSSEADLNLSCACRFL
- the LOC106062490 gene encoding uncharacterized protein LOC106062490 isoform X2, whose amino-acid sequence is MIATKMNQQFHSIDHLIGYHETQVSEGGEVDLHKHNKGCEKNPGHTQFIPANLFEMKHLPDGHQEEDLYELIKVIADLTVHIEVKMTSKLRPDCWPGTSNPYPCIELKGKKTMRCGSGRVTSAILCKDKEGGVDKQFTKCWCTKCQKSGKPNDFWWEFFVETAAHVIFNEEEASHTILNFFYDYNGSPKVVLDKVSIYELSTTRDWCRLKCVTCDINLGSRLEQIWTHFSVIWKIVYRKYRESRDVHKLAFVVSHPHGCSKQISLGCWREMHKVKEDKQRASFYFHKFTYSVSTCPGSSGAPVYCVGYSGGTYSHVHSGSSEADLNLSCACRFL
- the LOC106062490 gene encoding uncharacterized protein LOC106062490 isoform X3; this encodes MKHLPDGHQEEDLYELIKVIADLTVHIEVKMTSKLRPDCWPGTSNPYPCIELKGKKTMRCGSGRVTSAILCKDKEGGVDKQFTKCWCTKCQKSGKPNDFWWEFFVETAAHVIFNEEEASHTILNFFYDYNGSPKVVLDKVSIYELSTTRDWCRLKCVTCDINLGSRLEQIWTHFSVIWKIVYRKYRESRDVHKLAFVVSHPHGCSKQISLGCWREMHKVKEDKQRASFYFHKFTYSVSTCPGSSGAPVYCVGYSGGTYSHVHSGSSEADLNLSCACRFL